From one Streptomyces sp. NBC_01478 genomic stretch:
- a CDS encoding universal stress protein — MTKALPIVVGVDGSEPSLRAVDWAADEAALRGLPLRLVYASLWERYEGTSLADDVGKPDEQVLAEDVVDSAARRARRRRPDLDVSVDVLPEEPEYALVRESRLATALVLGTRGRGGLTEMLLGSVSLTVAAHADCPVIVLRGSHDDRAAAGTRGRVVVGVGEDGKDSPAVRFAADEARRRGVPLEAVRAWRCPAYETTDHPLMSGEPARLHEERAVEALDTAVADVPADVELHRHTVEGHARRVLLDAAADAGLLVVGAKRRDVTFGLQLGRVAHAVLHHATCPVAVVPHRV; from the coding sequence GGCCGTGGACTGGGCGGCCGACGAGGCCGCGTTGCGCGGACTGCCGCTGCGGCTGGTGTACGCGTCGCTGTGGGAACGCTACGAGGGCACCTCGCTCGCCGACGACGTCGGCAAACCCGACGAGCAGGTGCTGGCCGAGGACGTCGTCGACAGTGCCGCACGCCGGGCACGTCGCCGCCGTCCGGACCTCGACGTGAGCGTCGACGTGCTGCCCGAGGAACCCGAGTACGCCCTGGTGCGCGAGAGCCGGCTGGCGACCGCCCTCGTCCTCGGCACCCGGGGGCGCGGCGGCCTGACGGAGATGCTCCTGGGCTCCGTCAGCCTGACCGTGGCCGCGCACGCGGACTGCCCGGTGATCGTGCTGCGCGGCAGCCACGACGACCGGGCCGCCGCCGGCACCCGCGGCCGCGTCGTGGTGGGCGTCGGAGAGGACGGAAAGGACTCCCCGGCCGTGCGTTTCGCGGCCGACGAGGCCCGGCGTCGCGGGGTGCCCCTGGAGGCCGTACGGGCCTGGCGCTGCCCCGCGTACGAGACCACCGACCATCCGCTGATGTCCGGAGAACCGGCCCGGCTGCACGAGGAACGGGCCGTGGAGGCACTGGACACCGCGGTCGCGGACGTTCCGGCCGACGTGGAACTGCACCGGCACACCGTCGAGGGCCACGCCCGCCGGGTGCTCCTCGACGCCGCGGCCGACGCCGGCCTCCTGGTCGTCGGGGCCAAGCGCCGCGACGTCACCTTCGGGCTCCAGCTCGGCCGCGTCGCCCACGCGGTGCTGCACCACGCCACCTGCCCGGTCGCCGTCGTGCCACACCGTGTGTGA
- a CDS encoding phosphoketolase family protein, which translates to MTKVEDQQSTALSDDELRTLDAHWRAANYLAAGQIYLMANALLTEPLKPEHIKPRLLGHWGTSPGLNLVYTHLNRVIKARGLDALCVWGPGHGGPSVLANSWLEGSYSDTYPDVSRDGAGMERLFKQFSFPGGVPSHVAPETPGSIHEGGELGYSLAHAYGAAFDNPNLLVACVIGDGEAETGPLAAAWHSNKFLDPVHDGAVLPILHLNGYKIANPTVLSRLPESELDELLRGYGHDPIHVTGDDPLQVHRAMAAAFDDALDRIAVMQQSAREDGVAERVHWPMIVLRTPKGWTGPAEVDGVPVEGTWRAHQVPLSEVRENPEHLRQLETWLRSYHPEQLFDADGRPVTDVLACLPEGAKRLGSSPYANGGLLVRDLPVPSLDRFAVPVDKPGTTLHEPTRVLGDLLEQVMHDTSASRNFRVVGPDETASNRLQAVFNASGKAWQAGFLPVDEHLDRHGRVMEILSEHTCQGWLEGYLLTGRHGLFSCYEAFVHIVDSMVNQHIKWLKTSRELAWRAPIASLNYLLTSHVWRQDHNGFSHQDPGFVDHVLNKSPEVVRVYLPPDANTLLSVADHVLRSRDYVNVVVAGKQPCFDWLSMDQARAHCARGAGIWEWAGTGNDGEPDVVLAAAGDVPTLEVLAAAQLLRRHLPDLAVRVVNVVDMTRLMPRDEHPHGMSDFEYDGLFTTDKPVIFAYHGYPWLIHRLAYRRTGHANLHVRGYKESGTTTTPFDMVVRNDLDRYRLVMDVIDRVPHLAVRAAAVRQTMADARTRHHAWIREHGTDLPEVADWTWNA; encoded by the coding sequence ATGACCAAGGTCGAAGACCAGCAGAGCACCGCGCTCTCCGACGACGAACTGCGCACCCTGGACGCGCACTGGCGGGCTGCCAACTACCTTGCCGCGGGCCAGATCTACCTGATGGCGAACGCCCTGCTCACCGAGCCGCTGAAGCCGGAGCACATCAAGCCGCGGCTGCTCGGGCACTGGGGCACCTCGCCCGGCCTGAACCTCGTCTACACCCACCTCAACCGGGTGATCAAGGCGCGCGGCCTGGACGCGCTGTGCGTGTGGGGCCCCGGCCACGGCGGCCCGTCCGTGCTCGCCAACTCCTGGCTGGAGGGCAGCTACAGCGACACCTACCCGGACGTCTCCCGCGACGGGGCGGGCATGGAGCGGCTGTTCAAGCAGTTCTCCTTCCCCGGCGGCGTGCCCAGCCACGTGGCACCGGAGACACCCGGTTCCATCCACGAGGGCGGCGAGCTCGGCTACTCCCTCGCCCACGCCTACGGCGCCGCCTTCGACAACCCCAACCTCCTGGTCGCCTGCGTGATCGGCGACGGGGAGGCGGAGACCGGACCGCTCGCGGCCGCGTGGCACTCCAACAAGTTCCTCGACCCGGTCCACGACGGCGCGGTCCTGCCGATCCTGCACCTCAACGGCTACAAGATCGCCAACCCGACCGTCCTCTCCCGCCTGCCCGAGTCCGAGCTCGACGAGCTGCTGCGCGGCTACGGCCACGACCCGATCCACGTCACCGGCGACGACCCGCTCCAGGTGCACCGGGCGATGGCCGCCGCGTTCGACGACGCGCTGGACCGCATCGCCGTCATGCAGCAGTCCGCCCGCGAGGACGGCGTCGCCGAGCGCGTGCACTGGCCCATGATCGTGCTGCGCACCCCGAAGGGCTGGACCGGTCCCGCCGAGGTCGACGGCGTCCCCGTCGAGGGCACCTGGCGCGCCCACCAGGTCCCGCTCTCCGAAGTACGCGAAAACCCCGAGCACCTGCGGCAGTTGGAGACCTGGCTGCGCTCCTACCACCCCGAGCAGCTCTTCGACGCCGACGGCCGGCCCGTCACGGACGTCCTCGCCTGCCTGCCCGAAGGCGCCAAGCGCCTGGGCTCCAGCCCGTACGCCAACGGCGGCCTGCTGGTCCGCGACCTGCCGGTCCCGTCCCTGGACCGTTTCGCCGTCCCCGTCGACAAGCCCGGAACCACCCTGCACGAACCGACCCGCGTCCTGGGCGACCTGCTGGAACAGGTCATGCACGACACGTCGGCGAGCCGCAACTTCCGGGTCGTGGGCCCCGACGAGACCGCCTCCAACCGGCTGCAGGCCGTCTTCAACGCCAGCGGCAAGGCCTGGCAGGCCGGGTTCCTCCCGGTCGACGAACACCTGGACCGGCACGGCCGCGTGATGGAGATCCTCTCCGAACACACCTGCCAGGGCTGGCTCGAGGGCTACCTGCTGACCGGCCGGCACGGACTGTTCTCCTGCTACGAGGCGTTCGTCCACATCGTCGACTCCATGGTCAACCAGCACATCAAGTGGCTGAAGACATCACGGGAGCTGGCGTGGCGGGCACCGATCGCCTCCCTCAACTACCTGCTGACCTCGCACGTGTGGCGCCAGGACCACAACGGCTTCTCCCACCAGGACCCCGGTTTCGTCGACCACGTCCTCAACAAGAGCCCCGAGGTCGTGCGGGTCTATCTCCCGCCGGACGCCAACACCCTTCTCTCCGTGGCCGACCACGTCCTGCGCAGCCGCGACTACGTCAACGTGGTCGTCGCCGGGAAACAGCCCTGCTTCGACTGGCTGTCCATGGACCAGGCCCGCGCCCACTGCGCGCGCGGCGCCGGGATCTGGGAATGGGCCGGCACCGGGAACGACGGCGAACCCGACGTCGTCCTCGCCGCGGCCGGTGACGTTCCGACCCTGGAGGTGCTGGCCGCCGCCCAGTTGCTGCGCCGCCACCTGCCCGACCTCGCCGTCCGGGTCGTCAACGTCGTCGACATGACGCGGCTCATGCCGCGCGACGAACACCCGCACGGGATGAGCGACTTCGAGTACGACGGCCTGTTCACCACCGACAAGCCGGTCATCTTCGCCTACCACGGCTACCCGTGGCTCATCCACCGCCTCGCCTACCGCCGCACCGGCCACGCCAACCTGCACGTGCGCGGCTACAAGGAATCCGGCACCACGACCACACCCTTCGACATGGTCGTCCGCAACGACCTCGACCGCTACCGCCTCGTCATGGACGTCATCGACCGCGTGCCCCACCTCGCCGTCCGCGCCGCCGCCGTCCGCCAGACCATGGCCGACGCCCGCACCCGCCACCACGCCTGGATCCGCGAACACGGCACCGACCTGCCCGAAGTCGCCGACTGGACCTGGAACGCCTGA
- the gap gene encoding type I glyceraldehyde-3-phosphate dehydrogenase, with protein MTVRVGINGFGRIGRTYLRAALDRAEAGTQDVEVVAINDITPAATLAHLLEYDSTFGRIGREVSHDDSSITVDGKRIAVSAERDPAALHWSDYGASVVVESTGRFRDRDSAALHLKAGAHTVLLSAPGKNADATIVMGVNDTTYDRHHDRIVSAASCTTNCVAPMVKVLHETFGIERGMMTTIHGYTNDQSLLDAPHKDLRRARSAALSIIPTSTGAARAVGLVLPELAGALDGIAVRVPVEDGSLTDLAVVLRREVTSEEVNAVFDEAAAGPLNGILRVSKAPIVSRDVIGDPSSCIFDPALTQAHGTLVKVFGWYDNEWGYTNRLLDLTALVTDD; from the coding sequence ATGACCGTTCGTGTCGGCATCAACGGCTTCGGCCGGATCGGCCGCACCTATCTGCGCGCGGCACTGGACCGCGCCGAGGCGGGCACCCAGGACGTCGAGGTGGTCGCGATCAACGACATCACCCCGGCCGCCACCCTCGCCCATCTCCTGGAGTACGACTCCACGTTCGGCCGCATCGGACGCGAGGTCAGCCACGACGACAGCTCGATCACCGTCGACGGCAAGCGCATCGCCGTCAGCGCCGAACGCGACCCGGCCGCCCTGCACTGGTCCGACTACGGCGCGAGCGTCGTCGTCGAGTCCACCGGCCGCTTCCGCGACCGCGACTCCGCCGCCCTGCACCTCAAGGCCGGCGCCCACACCGTGCTGCTGTCCGCCCCGGGCAAGAACGCGGACGCCACCATCGTCATGGGCGTCAACGACACGACCTACGACCGCCACCACGACCGCATCGTCTCGGCCGCCTCCTGCACCACCAACTGCGTCGCCCCCATGGTCAAAGTCCTCCACGAGACCTTCGGCATCGAGCGCGGCATGATGACCACCATCCACGGCTACACCAACGACCAGTCCCTCCTCGACGCCCCGCACAAGGACCTGCGCCGGGCCCGGTCGGCGGCCCTGAGCATCATCCCCACCAGCACCGGCGCCGCCCGCGCCGTGGGCCTGGTGCTGCCGGAGCTGGCCGGTGCCCTGGACGGCATCGCGGTGCGCGTGCCCGTCGAGGACGGCTCGCTCACCGACCTCGCGGTCGTGCTGCGGCGCGAGGTGACGTCCGAGGAGGTCAACGCGGTCTTCGACGAGGCCGCCGCAGGCCCGCTCAACGGCATCCTCCGGGTGTCGAAGGCCCCGATCGTCTCCCGCGACGTCATCGGCGACCCCTCATCCTGCATCTTCGACCCCGCCCTGACCCAGGCACACGGCACCCTCGTCAAGGTCTTCGGCTGGTACGACAACGAATGGGGCTACACCAACCGCCTCCTCGACCTGACGGCACTGGTCACCGACGACTGA
- a CDS encoding universal stress protein: MERVIVSYADGSVNGRAVIRWAAREAALRGLSLRDVHGSPPDVPDTTRLVVAAVPGLDVPAFSAHPLVLVPERCTARRAAHAVPEVVLGLNARRPAPGAVDFAFDAARLRGVRLRVVHAWQFPSRAAEPPFGVPEEDRGAWEDQEVRQLADVLRPWREKYPEVQVLEDVRLFTPAHALVERSTGAGLVVVGRRSESEPGTVARALSRDARCPVAVVPS; this comes from the coding sequence ATGGAACGCGTCATCGTTTCCTACGCCGACGGCTCGGTGAACGGCCGGGCCGTCATCCGCTGGGCCGCTCGGGAGGCCGCACTGCGCGGGCTGTCGCTGCGGGACGTCCATGGCTCACCGCCCGACGTCCCGGACACGACGAGGCTCGTCGTGGCGGCCGTGCCGGGGCTGGACGTACCCGCGTTCTCGGCCCACCCCCTCGTGCTGGTCCCCGAACGATGCACGGCTCGGCGCGCCGCGCATGCCGTACCCGAGGTCGTCCTCGGTCTGAACGCCCGCCGACCCGCCCCGGGCGCCGTCGACTTCGCCTTCGACGCCGCCCGGCTGCGAGGTGTACGACTGCGCGTCGTGCACGCGTGGCAGTTCCCCTCCCGCGCCGCCGAACCGCCCTTCGGCGTACCGGAGGAGGACCGCGGCGCATGGGAGGACCAAGAGGTGCGGCAACTGGCCGACGTGCTGCGGCCGTGGCGGGAGAAGTACCCCGAGGTACAAGTACTGGAGGATGTACGGCTGTTCACTCCGGCCCATGCCCTGGTCGAGCGGTCGACGGGTGCCGGGCTGGTCGTCGTGGGCCGGCGATCGGAGAGCGAGCCGGGCACGGTCGCGCGGGCGCTCTCGCGTGATGCACGGTGCCCCGTCGCCGTGGTGCCCTCGTAG
- a CDS encoding Rv1733c family protein, whose translation MTGCEPTRKWCWRWRSNPLRRRDDIVEAWVVLAVWTAIAVGGVLAGLVTAHAADVTFARQRAERRTVRAVLLGDVPKPAGAGWSAGDKVQAPVRWTAPDGSLRTGRTLVGTGRTAGTAVVVWQDSRGALTTAPPSPGDAAVEAGFLGALAGLALTGAVQGVGAVARWRLEQRRIEKWGREWETVGPTWGHRTA comes from the coding sequence ATGACCGGGTGCGAGCCGACGAGGAAGTGGTGCTGGCGTTGGCGGAGCAACCCGCTGCGGCGTCGGGACGACATCGTCGAGGCCTGGGTCGTGCTGGCGGTGTGGACTGCGATCGCCGTCGGAGGTGTGCTCGCCGGCCTGGTCACGGCGCACGCCGCCGACGTGACCTTCGCACGGCAGCGCGCCGAGCGGCGTACCGTCCGTGCCGTGCTCCTCGGCGACGTGCCGAAGCCGGCGGGAGCCGGTTGGTCCGCGGGCGACAAGGTCCAGGCGCCGGTCCGTTGGACCGCTCCAGATGGTTCCCTCCGCACCGGTCGCACCCTGGTCGGCACCGGCCGCACGGCAGGAACCGCTGTCGTGGTCTGGCAGGACAGCCGTGGCGCGCTGACCACCGCACCGCCGAGCCCGGGGGACGCCGCCGTCGAGGCGGGCTTCCTGGGCGCACTCGCCGGGCTCGCCCTCACCGGCGCCGTCCAAGGCGTGGGTGCTGTAGCACGGTGGCGGCTCGAACAGCGGCGCATCGAGAAGTGGGGCCGGGAGTGGGAGACAGTGGGGCCCACCTGGGGTCACAGAACCGCCTGA
- a CDS encoding universal stress protein — MTLHHVVVGVDGSLVSVRALDQAAEEAARRGATLRVVYAVPDRDEAGPILASAASRVRERHPDIPVVTRAVEDGAVRALARESADAVLTVVGTRGLGELAGRVCGAVSSRLAAQVRGPLMVVRGERLHDDPRDVLLGPGTDTDTEAARYALEEAELRGVRLRVPGGRAEEALARFAVAGAREQHLGAEAESRTARTAPAHALVDATRDASVVVIGSRRPGGRHSGHLSPVVHTLLHHSHCPVVLVPMG, encoded by the coding sequence ATGACTCTCCACCACGTGGTCGTCGGAGTGGACGGCTCACTGGTCTCCGTACGGGCGTTGGACCAGGCCGCGGAGGAAGCCGCGCGGCGCGGCGCCACGCTGCGTGTGGTGTACGCCGTGCCCGATCGCGACGAGGCCGGTCCGATTCTGGCGTCCGCCGCCTCACGAGTGCGCGAACGGCATCCCGACATACCCGTGGTGACCAGGGCCGTGGAGGACGGCGCCGTGCGGGCGCTGGCCCGCGAGAGCGCGGACGCGGTGCTCACCGTCGTGGGCACGCGGGGGCTCGGCGAGCTGGCCGGGCGGGTGTGCGGCGCGGTGAGCTCGCGGCTCGCCGCGCAGGTGCGGGGCCCGTTGATGGTCGTACGCGGGGAACGCCTGCACGACGACCCCCGTGACGTGCTGCTCGGTCCGGGGACCGACACCGATACGGAGGCAGCCCGCTACGCCCTTGAGGAGGCGGAGTTGCGCGGTGTGCGCCTGCGTGTCCCGGGCGGCCGGGCCGAGGAGGCCCTGGCGCGCTTCGCCGTGGCCGGGGCACGGGAGCAGCACCTCGGGGCCGAGGCCGAGAGCCGGACGGCGCGCACGGCTCCGGCGCACGCCTTGGTGGACGCCACCCGGGACGCCTCGGTGGTGGTCATCGGATCGCGTCGGCCGGGCGGGCGGCACAGCGGCCACCTGAGTCCGGTCGTACACACCCTCCTGCACCACTCACACTGCCCCGTGGTCCTCGTCCCCATGGGCTGA
- a CDS encoding pyridoxamine 5'-phosphate oxidase family protein, translated as MANDDNRPIPPWPRRRVELDSAEALRLLGSVSLGRIVFTRHALPTVRPVNHVLDHGDIVIRTHEGSALISRTQPADGPGVVVAYEADLIDPDSHLGWSVVVTGYAQRVTDPGELARCEALVRPWVETNMAHTIRIRPDLVTGTLLTADGRSAHGDEDHGAV; from the coding sequence ATGGCCAATGACGACAACCGACCGATCCCTCCGTGGCCTCGCCGCCGAGTCGAGCTGGACAGCGCCGAGGCACTGCGGCTGCTGGGCAGCGTGTCGTTGGGGAGGATCGTCTTCACCCGGCACGCGCTGCCGACCGTACGCCCGGTCAACCACGTCCTCGACCACGGCGACATCGTCATCCGCACCCACGAGGGTTCCGCGCTGATCTCACGCACCCAGCCGGCGGACGGCCCCGGTGTCGTCGTCGCCTATGAGGCCGACCTCATCGACCCGGACTCGCACCTCGGGTGGAGTGTGGTGGTGACGGGCTACGCCCAGCGTGTGACCGACCCCGGTGAACTGGCCCGCTGCGAGGCGCTGGTGCGGCCGTGGGTGGAGACGAACATGGCTCACACGATCCGTATCCGCCCCGACCTGGTCACCGGCACCCTGCTCACCGCCGACGGCCGGTCAGCCCATGGGGACGAGGACCACGGGGCAGTGTGA
- a CDS encoding universal stress protein has product MAAVEAAAHEADRIGVELRLAHAYEWPTAHVSPGVPPWDRSGAGAYRVVKGALTEAERWAVRAEPQLRVTHEVLMGSPVAVLESESREASLLVVGGRPPGRSGSLRLGSVARRLAAHGRTPVLVVRGRPDPTGPVVLVGGPAQEVREAVEFAYAEASARGADLVVLDRTTAWNSRSHNAFADALSVQSEKHPDVTTHRSVVRGGFRRALVKASTRAQLVVVGVRSRGGRRGAPLSPAGRAALHRADCPVAVIRSTGR; this is encoded by the coding sequence ATGGCCGCGGTGGAGGCCGCGGCGCACGAAGCCGACCGCATCGGGGTGGAACTCCGGTTGGCGCACGCCTATGAATGGCCAACTGCCCATGTGTCGCCCGGTGTTCCGCCCTGGGACCGAAGTGGCGCGGGCGCGTACCGAGTGGTGAAGGGCGCGTTGACCGAGGCCGAACGATGGGCCGTCCGTGCCGAGCCTCAGCTCCGTGTGACACACGAGGTCCTGATGGGTTCCCCCGTGGCGGTGCTGGAGTCCGAATCCCGTGAGGCGTCCCTCCTCGTGGTCGGCGGCCGTCCGCCGGGCAGGTCCGGGTCGCTGCGACTCGGCTCGGTCGCGAGGCGGTTGGCGGCCCACGGACGTACTCCGGTGCTGGTGGTGCGAGGCAGGCCGGACCCGACCGGTCCCGTCGTGCTGGTCGGCGGCCCCGCGCAGGAGGTCCGGGAAGCGGTGGAGTTCGCCTACGCCGAGGCGTCGGCGCGTGGCGCGGACCTGGTCGTGCTGGACAGGACAACCGCGTGGAACAGCCGGTCGCACAACGCCTTCGCCGACGCCCTGTCCGTACAGAGCGAGAAGCACCCGGACGTCACCACGCACCGCTCCGTCGTCCGAGGCGGGTTCCGCCGGGCGCTCGTGAAGGCGAGCACCCGGGCACAACTGGTCGTGGTCGGTGTGCGCAGCCGGGGCGGCCGGAGAGGCGCGCCGCTGAGCCCGGCCGGCCGGGCGGCACTGCACCGGGCGGACTGCCCTGTCGCCGTGATCCGCTCGACGGGGAGGTGA
- a CDS encoding DUF6745 domain-containing protein has protein sequence MTPSKRIARITEEQETNIREIGKDWNAVDRATGPGDRAAAEDAVREVYRGLGLPPPRFIVWLDSPWAGLIGQAVLPGVIASVTGGRHARLRARFRRRIRGQLRTGGDFLHAEVVDQAKAQVTRALDRRVGSTVVGELSRGYPWRTVAQSAMVWPADGRKPEPWAQPRVQEELAAQVAAQAGIAPVPEVPLFRLPHRWRYEFPQGRDVATFAWADAMELIGVTGLDIVRAEQQVSRHAGLWWAYRDYAVLTPRPDVLRQDAQGNLHCADGPAAVWPDGWVIHAWHGREAPGSLVEGYWDADRILEESNSEIRRAAIERMGWGEFIAAAGLLQIGSSEPDPGNPGCRLALYELPAGAFPSSTSRVLLCTNATPERDGTRRQYGLFVPVDTPDPVTAAAGMLGLTREQYLTLDRAT, from the coding sequence ATGACACCCAGTAAGCGGATCGCGAGGATCACCGAAGAGCAGGAAACGAACATCCGCGAGATCGGGAAGGACTGGAACGCGGTCGACCGGGCGACCGGGCCGGGTGACCGCGCTGCCGCCGAGGACGCGGTCCGGGAGGTTTACCGGGGCCTCGGGCTGCCGCCCCCACGGTTCATCGTCTGGCTCGACTCCCCATGGGCCGGCCTGATCGGGCAGGCGGTGCTTCCCGGTGTCATCGCCTCGGTGACGGGAGGAAGACATGCCCGGCTGCGCGCCCGGTTCCGCCGACGGATACGTGGGCAGTTGCGCACCGGAGGGGATTTCCTCCACGCAGAGGTCGTCGACCAGGCCAAGGCCCAGGTGACCCGCGCGCTGGACAGGCGAGTGGGGTCGACGGTCGTGGGGGAGCTGTCCCGCGGGTACCCCTGGCGGACGGTGGCGCAGAGCGCGATGGTGTGGCCCGCCGACGGCAGGAAACCCGAGCCGTGGGCTCAGCCTCGGGTGCAGGAGGAACTGGCCGCGCAGGTGGCCGCCCAGGCAGGCATCGCCCCGGTACCCGAGGTGCCGCTGTTCCGGCTGCCCCACCGCTGGCGGTACGAATTTCCGCAAGGGAGGGACGTGGCGACGTTCGCGTGGGCCGACGCCATGGAACTCATCGGCGTCACCGGTCTGGATATCGTCCGTGCCGAGCAGCAGGTGAGCCGGCACGCGGGCCTGTGGTGGGCCTACCGCGACTACGCCGTCCTCACCCCCCGCCCCGACGTCCTGCGGCAGGACGCCCAGGGCAATCTCCACTGCGCCGACGGACCGGCGGCGGTGTGGCCCGACGGCTGGGTGATCCATGCCTGGCACGGCAGGGAGGCTCCCGGCAGCCTGGTCGAGGGGTACTGGGACGCCGACCGGATCCTGGAGGAGAGCAACAGCGAGATACGCCGCGCCGCGATCGAACGCATGGGCTGGGGCGAGTTCATCGCCGCCGCGGGCCTGCTTCAGATCGGCTCCAGCGAGCCCGATCCCGGCAACCCGGGGTGCCGACTCGCCCTCTACGAACTGCCCGCCGGGGCGTTCCCCTCCAGCACCTCACGGGTCCTGCTGTGCACCAACGCCACACCCGAGCGCGACGGCACCCGCCGCCAGTACGGGCTCTTCGTGCCCGTCGACACCCCCGATCCGGTCACCGCGGCGGCCGGCATGCTCGGCCTCACCCGCGAGCAGTACCTCACCCTCGACCGCGCCACCTGA
- a CDS encoding MFS transporter encodes MAPDAGTAESSKSARLVLLTLAAGQFLMALDSSVMNVSIATVAEDVGTTVTGVQGAITAYTLVMAMFMIPGGKAGALIGRKRAFMIGCVIYGCGSLTTALAPNLSVLLLGWSFLEGIGAALILPAIVALVASNFATERRPAAYGLVAAAGAVAIAVGPLIGGVATTYFSWRWVFAGEVVMVLGILVLGRHIADAPIGERPRIDLVGATLSALGLGIFVYGVLRSDEWGWFQPKPDAPSWLGVSLTVWLMLAGLLLVWLFLRWEARLVVRHREPLVDPDMLRNKQLTGGLTMFFFQYLVQMGVFFVVPLYLSVALGLSALKTGARILPLSLTLLAAAVLIPRFFPDVSPRRVVRLGILALLAGAVVLMAALDADAGAEIVTVPLLLIGLGMGALASQLGSVTVSAVPEAQSAEVGGVQNAVTNLGASIGTALAGSIMIATLTTSFLTSVEQNPAIPAAVKSQATVELQSGAPFLSDAQLKSALDEAGTSTEVAQAALDANTDARIDGLRAALAVLALTALLALFFTHRIPTTQPRSTEPRGRG; translated from the coding sequence ATGGCACCCGACGCAGGTACTGCTGAGAGTTCGAAATCGGCGCGACTCGTCCTGCTGACACTCGCCGCCGGTCAGTTCCTGATGGCGCTCGACAGCTCCGTCATGAACGTCTCGATCGCGACGGTGGCCGAGGACGTGGGCACGACGGTGACAGGTGTCCAAGGCGCCATCACGGCGTACACCCTCGTGATGGCGATGTTCATGATCCCCGGCGGCAAGGCGGGCGCACTGATCGGACGCAAACGCGCGTTCATGATCGGCTGCGTCATCTACGGCTGCGGCTCCCTCACCACGGCGCTCGCACCGAACCTGTCCGTACTGCTGCTCGGCTGGTCGTTCCTGGAGGGGATCGGGGCAGCTCTCATCCTGCCCGCGATCGTGGCGCTGGTGGCAAGCAACTTCGCCACTGAACGCCGTCCCGCCGCCTACGGGCTCGTCGCGGCCGCGGGCGCCGTGGCGATCGCGGTCGGGCCGCTCATCGGGGGTGTCGCGACGACGTACTTCTCCTGGCGGTGGGTCTTCGCCGGTGAGGTCGTGATGGTGCTCGGCATCCTGGTGCTGGGCCGCCACATCGCGGACGCGCCGATCGGCGAACGCCCGCGCATCGATCTCGTCGGTGCCACGCTCTCCGCCCTCGGGCTCGGGATCTTCGTCTACGGAGTCCTCCGCTCGGACGAATGGGGCTGGTTCCAGCCGAAGCCCGACGCACCTTCGTGGCTCGGGGTTTCGCTGACCGTGTGGCTGATGCTGGCCGGTCTGCTGCTGGTCTGGCTCTTCCTCCGCTGGGAGGCCCGCCTGGTGGTGCGACACAGGGAGCCGCTCGTCGACCCGGACATGCTGCGCAACAAGCAGCTCACCGGCGGACTGACGATGTTCTTCTTCCAGTACCTCGTACAGATGGGCGTCTTCTTCGTCGTACCGCTCTATCTGTCCGTCGCCCTGGGCCTGTCCGCGCTCAAGACCGGCGCCCGTATCCTGCCGCTCTCGCTGACACTGCTGGCGGCCGCCGTTCTGATCCCCCGCTTCTTCCCGGATGTCTCGCCGCGGCGGGTGGTGCGGCTCGGGATCCTCGCGTTGCTCGCGGGCGCGGTGGTCCTGATGGCCGCGCTCGACGCGGACGCGGGCGCCGAAATCGTCACCGTCCCCCTCCTGTTGATCGGGCTCGGCATGGGCGCGCTGGCGTCCCAGCTCGGGTCGGTCACCGTGTCCGCGGTGCCCGAGGCACAGAGCGCGGAAGTCGGCGGCGTCCAGAACGCCGTCACCAACCTGGGTGCCTCGATCGGCACGGCACTCGCCGGGTCGATCATGATCGCCACGCTGACGACCTCCTTCCTGACCAGCGTGGAGCAGAATCCGGCGATCCCGGCCGCGGTCAAGAGCCAGGCGACGGTCGAACTCCAAAGCGGTGCGCCGTTCCTGTCGGACGCCCAGCTCAAGTCCGCCCTCGACGAAGCGGGCACGAGCACGGAGGTGGCCCAGGCGGCACTCGACGCGAACACCGACGCCAGGATCGACGGGCTGCGCGCCGCACTCGCCGTCCTCGCCCTCACCGCTCTCCTCGCGCTGTTCTTCACGCACAGGATCCCGACCACCCAGCCCCGCTCGACGGAGCCCCGGGGCCGCGGCTGA